In Streptomyces nojiriensis, one genomic interval encodes:
- a CDS encoding M20 family metallopeptidase, translating into MRMYQSTAVSVDAMLDDLRTLVEVESPSRDLDALNASARAVAAVVESRLGGRAVLVESEAGPHVHWSGGGEPRVLILGHHDTVFPLGTLGRRPFRVEGGHATGPGVFDMLGGLVQAVHGLAALDDLSGVEVLVTADEEVGSASSRALIEERARACGAVLVFEGAADGGGLKTGRKGCGTFEVLVKGRAAHAGLEPEAGVNALVEAAHQVLEIAALSRPEIGTTVTPTVASAGTSDNVVPAEARVLVDVRVESAREKDRVESALAALAPRLDGAEIVVRGAVGRPPMPESASAELFETARRLLPGIEGKAVGGGSDGNFTGALGVPTLDGLGAVGGGAHADHEYLVVGAMAERADLVTGLVNAIRDGAIR; encoded by the coding sequence ATGAGGATGTACCAGAGCACTGCCGTGAGCGTTGACGCGATGCTCGATGACCTGCGCACGCTCGTCGAGGTCGAGTCCCCGTCGCGTGACCTCGATGCCCTGAACGCTTCGGCCCGCGCCGTGGCGGCGGTCGTCGAGAGCCGGCTGGGCGGTCGGGCCGTTCTGGTGGAGAGCGAGGCCGGGCCGCACGTGCACTGGTCGGGCGGGGGTGAGCCCCGGGTGCTGATCCTCGGTCACCACGACACGGTCTTCCCGCTGGGCACCCTGGGGCGCCGCCCCTTCCGGGTCGAGGGCGGGCACGCGACGGGCCCCGGGGTCTTCGACATGCTCGGTGGGCTGGTGCAGGCCGTTCACGGCCTGGCGGCGCTGGACGACCTGTCGGGTGTGGAGGTCCTGGTGACCGCCGATGAGGAGGTCGGTTCCGCTTCCTCCCGGGCCCTGATCGAGGAGCGGGCGCGCGCTTGCGGCGCGGTGCTCGTGTTCGAGGGTGCGGCCGACGGCGGGGGCCTGAAGACGGGGCGCAAGGGGTGCGGCACGTTCGAGGTGCTCGTCAAGGGGCGGGCGGCGCACGCCGGGCTGGAACCGGAGGCCGGGGTGAACGCGCTGGTCGAGGCGGCGCACCAGGTACTGGAGATCGCGGCGCTGAGCAGGCCGGAGATCGGGACGACGGTGACGCCGACCGTGGCCTCGGCGGGAACCTCGGACAACGTCGTTCCGGCGGAGGCGAGGGTGCTGGTCGACGTCCGGGTGGAGTCGGCCCGGGAGAAGGACCGCGTCGAGTCGGCGCTGGCGGCCCTGGCTCCGCGTCTGGACGGGGCGGAGATCGTGGTCCGGGGGGCGGTGGGCCGGCCCCCGATGCCGGAGTCGGCGTCGGCGGAGCTGTTCGAGACGGCGCGCAGGCTGCTGCCGGGCATCGAGGGCAAGGCGGTCGGCGGCGGCAGCGACGGCAACTTCACGGGCGCGTTGGGGGTGCCTACGCTCGACGGCCTGGGAGCGGTCGGCGGCGGCGCCCATGCCGACCACGAGTACCTGGTCGTCGGCGCGATGGCGGAGCGGGCGGATCTGGTCACCGGACTGGTGAACGCGATCCGCGACGGCGCGATCCGCTGA
- a CDS encoding UDP-N-acetylmuramoyl-L-alanyl-D-glutamate--2,6-diaminopimelate ligase — protein MKLSELLAGQEHHVLQGDPDTTLITAGTTFDADRVMPGSLFIAVPGHREGGPASVPPALARGAAAVLVDGSEPALPAAVWPPGTCAVRVPDTRTAAAVVTSRYFGEPGRQMEMVAVTGTNGKTSVSYMVESVLRIAEGSRVGVIGTAGSRIGDEPIPMPPSVLTTPESPDLQYLLGYMRDRGAAGVVLEATSMALLTHRVDRTFIDVGVFTNLTQDHLDDHGTMADYRDAKLRLFQGLCRRAVVNADDPVGASIVSMMPGGSVTTYALDRAADYRATDLVVSALGTRFTLHHAGRAYPASIPVPGRFSVANALATVAACHVLGHELGPLVDALDRMPPVPGRLERFRTPLGTSVIVDYAHSPDSLEKVLTTIRGFARGRVITVFGCGGDRDTTKRAEMGRIAGTHSDLCVLTSDNPRNEDPEAILDQVSHGLTASGTPFRRYADRRRAIDFALSEAGPDDTVLIAGKGSEPHQIVGEELLPFSDMATVRELATP, from the coding sequence GTGAAGCTGAGCGAATTGCTGGCCGGGCAGGAGCACCACGTCCTCCAGGGTGATCCGGACACGACGCTGATCACCGCGGGAACCACCTTCGACGCCGACCGGGTGATGCCGGGCTCGCTCTTCATCGCCGTACCCGGACACCGGGAGGGCGGCCCCGCCTCCGTCCCGCCGGCGCTGGCCCGGGGCGCCGCCGCCGTACTCGTCGACGGCAGTGAGCCCGCGCTGCCGGCCGCGGTATGGCCCCCGGGCACCTGCGCCGTCCGGGTCCCCGATACGCGGACGGCCGCCGCGGTGGTGACCTCCCGCTACTTCGGCGAGCCCGGCAGGCAGATGGAGATGGTGGCGGTCACCGGCACCAACGGGAAGACCTCCGTCTCGTACATGGTCGAGTCCGTCCTGCGGATCGCCGAGGGCTCCAGGGTGGGGGTGATCGGAACCGCCGGCAGCAGGATCGGCGATGAGCCGATCCCCATGCCGCCCTCGGTGCTGACCACGCCGGAATCCCCCGACCTGCAGTACCTGTTGGGGTACATGCGCGACCGCGGGGCCGCCGGCGTGGTGCTGGAGGCCACCTCGATGGCGCTGCTGACGCACCGCGTGGACCGTACGTTCATCGACGTCGGCGTCTTCACCAACCTCACGCAGGACCATCTGGACGACCACGGGACGATGGCGGACTACCGGGACGCCAAGCTGCGGCTCTTCCAGGGCCTGTGCCGGCGTGCGGTGGTCAACGCCGACGATCCGGTGGGCGCGTCCATCGTGTCGATGATGCCGGGTGGTTCGGTGACCACGTACGCCCTGGACCGCGCGGCCGACTACCGGGCCACCGACCTCGTGGTGAGTGCCTTGGGTACGCGGTTCACCCTCCACCACGCCGGACGCGCCTACCCGGCCTCGATCCCCGTCCCGGGCCGGTTCTCGGTGGCCAACGCGCTGGCCACCGTGGCGGCCTGCCACGTGCTGGGGCACGAGCTGGGCCCCCTGGTCGACGCGCTCGACCGGATGCCGCCGGTCCCGGGCCGGCTGGAACGCTTCCGGACCCCGCTGGGCACCTCCGTGATCGTGGACTACGCCCACTCGCCGGACTCCCTGGAGAAGGTCCTGACCACCATCCGGGGCTTCGCCCGCGGCCGGGTGATCACGGTCTTCGGCTGCGGTGGGGACCGCGACACCACCAAACGGGCCGAGATGGGCCGGATCGCCGGCACCCATTCCGACCTCTGTGTCCTGACCTCGGACAACCCCCGCAACGAGGACCCCGAGGCCATCCTGGACCAGGTCTCCCACGGACTCACTGCGAGTGGCACCCCCTTCCGGCGTTACGCCGACCGCCGCCGGGCGATCGACTTCGCCCTGTCCGAGGCGGGCCCTGACGACACGGTCCTGATCGCCGGCAAGGGCAGCGAACCGCACCAGATCGTCGGCGAGGAGCTGCTCCCCTTCAGCGACATGGCCACCGTGCGCGAACTGGCCACGCCCTAG
- a CDS encoding DUF3817 domain-containing protein, with protein sequence MHHPSRLLRAAALLELGSLAVLLGNLGALHLQAVSSAVGPLHGCAYLIVIIATAREPHSDRSAVALSAVPGIGGLLARRRLSAPRPAAGRR encoded by the coding sequence GTGCACCACCCGAGCCGGCTCCTGCGGGCCGCCGCACTCCTGGAACTCGGCAGCCTGGCCGTTCTGTTGGGCAACCTCGGCGCGCTCCACCTGCAAGCGGTCTCCTCGGCCGTCGGCCCCCTGCACGGCTGCGCCTACCTGATCGTCATCATCGCCACCGCCCGCGAGCCGCACTCGGACCGGTCGGCCGTCGCTCTGTCGGCCGTCCCCGGCATCGGAGGCCTCCTCGCCCGGCGCCGCCTGAGCGCGCCCCGCCCGGCGGCCGGCCGGAGATGA
- a CDS encoding DUF2269 family protein, with translation MTKFLLAVHVLAAVITIGPVTVAASMFPSTARRALAEPGSPAPRAEVRTLHRICRVYAVIAVVVPVFGLATAHSLHVLGSPWLLTSIALTAAAAAVLGILVLPRQSAAVAVLDGTAAPGKADAALQAVGRLGMHTGLFNLLWATVTVLMIVRPGSTTGA, from the coding sequence GTGACGAAATTCCTGCTCGCCGTCCACGTCCTGGCGGCGGTCATCACCATCGGCCCGGTCACCGTCGCCGCCAGCATGTTCCCCTCGACGGCCCGCCGCGCCCTGGCCGAGCCCGGGAGCCCGGCGCCCCGCGCCGAGGTCCGTACGCTGCACCGCATCTGCCGGGTCTACGCCGTGATCGCGGTCGTGGTACCGGTGTTCGGCCTGGCGACCGCCCACAGCCTCCACGTGCTGGGCAGCCCCTGGCTCCTCACGTCGATCGCACTGACCGCGGCGGCCGCTGCCGTGCTCGGCATCCTGGTACTCCCGCGCCAGTCCGCGGCGGTGGCCGTCCTCGACGGCACCGCCGCCCCGGGGAAGGCCGATGCCGCCCTGCAGGCGGTGGGCCGACTGGGCATGCACACCGGACTGTTCAACCTGCTGTGGGCGACGGTGACCGTCTTGATGATCGTCCGCCCCGGATCCACCACAGGAGCCTGA
- a CDS encoding alkaline phosphatase family protein: protein MAYSAAQEWPEPELLDLAGAPVPEYGAGSLADLLPTLVAGQGVPGFTAAITELTPADRNCVFLVDGMGWEQIKAHPDEAPYLTSLLGSSRGGTGRPITAGFPATTATSLASVGTGLPPARHGLPGYAVRNPATGELMNQLRWYPWTAPKPWQPYPTVFQQADKAGVATAQVSSPAFQTTPLTKIALSGGTFLGRMTGEERMDLAAERLAAGDRSLVYTYFSELDGAGHRHGVDSDAWRGQLMYVDRLVQRLAEQLPPRTALYVTADHGMVDVPFDEDSRIDFDEDWELSAGVALLGGEGRARHVYAVPGAEADVLTVWREVLGDRFWVASREEALELGWFGAPGECDERVLGRIGDVVAAAQADVAITASRNEPNESALTGMHGSMTAAEQLVPLLEIRT, encoded by the coding sequence ATGGCGTACTCCGCGGCACAGGAGTGGCCCGAGCCGGAGCTGCTGGACCTGGCGGGCGCCCCCGTCCCGGAGTACGGCGCCGGGTCGCTCGCCGATCTGCTGCCCACGCTCGTGGCGGGCCAGGGTGTCCCCGGTTTCACCGCCGCCATCACCGAGCTGACCCCGGCCGACCGGAACTGCGTGTTCCTGGTCGACGGCATGGGCTGGGAGCAGATCAAGGCCCACCCGGACGAGGCCCCGTACCTCACCTCCCTGCTCGGCAGCTCGCGCGGCGGCACCGGCCGCCCGATCACCGCGGGCTTCCCGGCGACCACCGCCACCTCGCTCGCCTCCGTGGGAACCGGCCTGCCGCCGGCCCGCCACGGCCTGCCCGGCTACGCCGTCCGCAACCCCGCCACCGGCGAACTCATGAACCAGCTCCGCTGGTACCCGTGGACCGCGCCGAAGCCCTGGCAGCCGTACCCGACCGTCTTCCAGCAGGCCGACAAGGCCGGGGTGGCGACCGCCCAGGTGTCCTCGCCCGCTTTCCAGACCACCCCGCTCACCAAGATCGCGCTGAGCGGCGGCACCTTCCTCGGCCGGATGACCGGCGAGGAGCGGATGGACCTGGCGGCCGAGCGCCTCGCGGCCGGTGACCGCTCGCTCGTCTACACCTACTTCAGCGAGCTCGACGGGGCCGGCCACCGGCACGGTGTGGACTCCGACGCGTGGCGCGGCCAGCTCATGTACGTGGACCGGCTCGTCCAGCGGCTCGCCGAGCAGCTGCCGCCGCGCACCGCCCTGTACGTGACCGCGGACCACGGCATGGTCGACGTCCCCTTCGACGAGGACTCCCGGATCGACTTCGACGAGGACTGGGAGCTGAGCGCCGGCGTCGCCCTGCTGGGTGGCGAGGGCCGGGCCCGGCACGTGTACGCGGTGCCGGGCGCCGAGGCCGACGTCCTGACCGTGTGGCGCGAGGTGCTCGGCGACCGGTTCTGGGTCGCGAGCCGCGAAGAGGCCCTGGAACTGGGCTGGTTCGGCGCGCCGGGGGAGTGCGACGAGCGCGTGCTCGGGCGCATCGGCGACGTGGTGGCGGCCGCCCAGGCCGATGTCGCGATCACCGCCTCGCGCAACGAGCCGAACGAATCCGCCCTCACCGGAATGCACGGCTCCATGACCGCGGCGGAGCAGCTCGTCCCGCTGCTCGAAATCCGCACCTGA
- a CDS encoding thymidine kinase: protein MPELVFFSGTMDCGKSTLALQIAHNRDARGLQGVIFTRDDRAGEGKLSSRLGLVTEAVEAPEGMDLYAYLVAQISKGGKADYVIVDEAQFLAPVQIDQLARIVDDLDMDVFAFGITTDFRTKLFPGSQRLIELADRLEQLQVEALCWCGARATHNARTVGGEMVVEGAQVVVGDVNRPAGEIGYEVLCRRHHRKRMTSAAAHAGALSPDVLPVNHA from the coding sequence ATGCCCGAGCTGGTGTTCTTCTCCGGAACGATGGACTGCGGAAAGAGCACTCTGGCGCTCCAGATCGCCCACAACCGTGACGCGCGGGGACTCCAGGGCGTGATCTTCACCCGTGACGACCGGGCGGGTGAGGGCAAGTTGTCCTCCCGCCTCGGGTTGGTGACGGAGGCGGTGGAGGCGCCGGAGGGCATGGACCTGTACGCGTACCTGGTCGCGCAGATCTCCAAGGGCGGCAAGGCGGACTACGTGATCGTGGACGAGGCCCAGTTCCTGGCGCCCGTCCAGATCGACCAGCTGGCGCGCATCGTGGACGACTTGGACATGGACGTCTTCGCGTTCGGCATCACGACGGACTTCCGGACGAAGCTGTTCCCGGGGTCGCAGCGGCTGATCGAGTTGGCGGACCGCCTGGAGCAGCTGCAGGTGGAGGCCCTGTGCTGGTGCGGTGCCCGTGCCACGCACAACGCCCGTACGGTGGGCGGGGAGATGGTGGTCGAGGGCGCCCAGGTCGTGGTCGGCGACGTGAACCGCCCGGCGGGGGAGATCGGCTACGAGGTCCTCTGCCGCCGCCACCACCGCAAGCGGATGACCTCGGCCGCGGCCCACGCCGGCGCCCTCTCCCCGGACGTCCTCCCCGTCAACCACGCCTGA
- a CDS encoding DUF5998 family protein produces the protein MAKSGTTTQGLRTAIERSGYYPALVAEAVEAAVGGEPISSYLVHQETTFDSNEVRRHVTVLVLTGNRFIVSHTDEQAADAGSPSPYATTSTESVKLSSISSVVLSRVVANPESYTPGTLPREVVLTIGWGAVSRIDLEPAACGDPNCDSDHGYTGNSTADDLSLRVSEAGDGPEAVRQTLVFAQALSEATAATSSPSAR, from the coding sequence ATGGCGAAATCCGGTACGACGACCCAGGGGCTGCGCACGGCGATCGAGCGCAGCGGCTACTACCCGGCCCTCGTGGCCGAGGCCGTGGAGGCCGCGGTGGGCGGCGAGCCGATCTCGTCGTACCTGGTCCACCAGGAGACGACCTTCGACTCCAACGAGGTGCGCCGTCACGTCACCGTGCTGGTCCTGACCGGCAACCGCTTCATCGTCAGCCACACCGACGAGCAGGCCGCCGACGCCGGGTCCCCCTCCCCGTACGCGACCACCTCCACCGAGTCCGTCAAGCTGTCCAGCATCTCCTCCGTGGTGCTCAGCCGCGTCGTCGCCAACCCGGAGTCCTACACCCCCGGCACCCTGCCCCGCGAGGTCGTCCTGACCATCGGCTGGGGCGCGGTCTCCCGGATCGACCTGGAGCCGGCCGCCTGCGGCGACCCGAACTGCGACTCCGACCACGGCTACACCGGAAACTCCACCGCCGACGACCTCAGCCTGCGGGTCAGCGAGGCCGGCGACGGGCCGGAGGCGGTGCGCCAGACCCTGGTCTTCGCGCAGGCGCTCAGCGAGGCGACAGCGGCGACTTCCTCCCCCTCCGCCCGCTGA
- a CDS encoding GlxA family transcriptional regulator → MHTVVVLALDGVIPFDLSTPIEVFARTRLPDGRPAYRVRVCAPAEEVDAGAFVLRAPWPLTELAEADTIIVPGVADPAAPVPEEVLDALRQAAARGTRLASICVGAFVLAATGLLDGLRVTTHWSAAGLLAELHPAVEVDPGVLYVDNGQLLTSAGAAAGLDLCLHMIRRDLGSAVAADAARLSVMPLERDGGQAQFIVHDQPPAPRGSVLEPLLRWMEDNARRDLTLDDIAAQGGMSVRTLNRRFREQTGTSPLQWLHRARIRQAQYLLETTAHPVERIAAQVGFGSPTAFRERFKRLTGTSPHAYRRTFQA, encoded by the coding sequence ATGCATACCGTGGTCGTGCTCGCCCTGGACGGTGTGATCCCGTTCGACCTGTCCACCCCGATCGAGGTGTTCGCGCGGACCCGGCTTCCCGACGGCCGTCCGGCCTACCGGGTCCGTGTCTGCGCACCCGCCGAGGAGGTCGACGCCGGGGCGTTCGTGCTGCGCGCGCCGTGGCCGCTGACGGAGCTGGCCGAGGCGGACACGATCATCGTGCCGGGTGTGGCCGACCCCGCGGCGCCCGTGCCCGAGGAGGTCCTCGACGCGCTGCGGCAGGCCGCCGCACGGGGAACCAGGCTCGCCTCCATCTGTGTGGGCGCCTTCGTCCTGGCCGCCACCGGACTCCTGGACGGTCTGCGCGTCACCACCCACTGGTCGGCCGCCGGGCTGCTCGCCGAGCTCCACCCCGCCGTCGAGGTGGACCCGGGTGTGCTCTACGTGGACAACGGACAGCTGCTCACCTCGGCCGGCGCCGCCGCCGGGCTGGACCTGTGCCTGCACATGATCCGGCGCGACCTCGGCTCGGCGGTGGCCGCGGACGCCGCCCGGCTGTCCGTCATGCCACTGGAACGCGACGGCGGGCAGGCCCAGTTCATCGTCCACGACCAGCCGCCGGCCCCGCGCGGATCGGTACTGGAGCCGCTCCTGCGCTGGATGGAGGACAACGCCCGGCGCGACCTCACCCTTGATGACATCGCCGCACAGGGCGGCATGAGCGTCCGGACCCTCAACCGGCGCTTTCGCGAACAGACCGGCACCTCGCCGTTGCAGTGGCTGCACCGGGCCCGGATCCGGCAGGCGCAGTATCTGCTGGAAACCACCGCGCACCCCGTCGAACGGATCGCCGCGCAGGTCGGCTTCGGTTCTCCCACCGCGTTCCGGGAGCGCTTCAAGCGCCTCACAGGAACCAGTCCGCACGCCTACCGGCGCACCTTTCAGGCATAG